A stretch of the Asticcacaulis sp. ZE23SCel15 genome encodes the following:
- a CDS encoding replication-associated recombination protein A: protein MSDLFEAAGLTPKSPSLTQTDSGYKPLADQLRPQSIAEVVGQGHLVGPDGPIRRSVDRGFLPSLLLWGPPGVGKTTLARLLASSAGYEFQQISAVFSGVADLKKAFEAAQMQRNIGKRVVLFVDEIHRFNRAQQDSFLPYVESGVVTLIGATTENPSFELNGALLSRCQVFVLKRLDDEAMETLIARAETHLGRALPLETEARETLKGLADGDGRYLLSLIETIDQMGFDVAITSEGLLQHLQKRRPNYDKDREGHYNLISALHKSVRGSDPDAALYWFARMLQGGEDPLYIARRMQRMASEDIGAADPMSLIMTNAARETYEVLGSPEGELAIAQALVHMASAPKSNAVYVAFKAAMKAARDTGDLDPPEVIRNAPTKLMKDLGYGEGYIYDPDDPDGFSGQNYFPNGMPRPKFYDPKGDGHEGKVKERLDYWAQLRAYKQKR from the coding sequence ATGTCCGATTTGTTTGAGGCCGCGGGTCTCACCCCGAAATCACCGAGCCTGACCCAGACCGACAGCGGCTATAAACCGCTGGCTGACCAGCTGCGGCCGCAGTCGATTGCCGAGGTCGTGGGGCAGGGGCACCTGGTCGGCCCGGACGGCCCCATCCGGCGCAGCGTCGATCGCGGGTTCTTGCCGTCACTGCTGCTGTGGGGCCCGCCGGGGGTGGGTAAGACGACCCTGGCGCGACTGCTGGCGTCGTCCGCAGGCTATGAATTTCAGCAGATTTCCGCCGTCTTTTCCGGCGTGGCCGACCTGAAAAAAGCGTTCGAGGCCGCGCAAATGCAGCGCAATATTGGCAAGCGCGTCGTGCTGTTTGTCGATGAAATCCACCGTTTCAACCGCGCCCAGCAGGACAGTTTCTTACCCTATGTCGAGTCTGGCGTCGTCACCCTGATCGGGGCCACGACCGAAAATCCGTCATTTGAACTCAATGGCGCTCTGCTGTCGCGCTGTCAGGTGTTTGTGCTTAAACGGCTGGATGATGAGGCGATGGAAACGCTTATCGCCCGCGCCGAAACCCATCTGGGGCGCGCCCTGCCGCTGGAAACGGAGGCACGTGAAACCCTGAAAGGGCTGGCGGACGGGGACGGACGCTACCTGTTGAGCCTGATTGAAACCATCGACCAGATGGGGTTTGATGTCGCCATCACGTCCGAGGGCCTGCTCCAGCACCTGCAAAAGCGTCGACCCAACTACGACAAAGACCGCGAAGGCCATTACAACCTGATTTCGGCCCTGCATAAGTCGGTGCGCGGCTCGGACCCCGATGCGGCGCTGTACTGGTTTGCGCGTATGCTACAGGGCGGCGAAGACCCGCTCTATATCGCCCGCCGGATGCAGCGCATGGCGTCTGAGGATATTGGTGCCGCCGACCCGATGTCGCTGATCATGACCAATGCCGCGCGTGAAACCTATGAGGTTTTAGGCTCACCCGAAGGCGAACTGGCCATCGCTCAGGCCCTGGTGCATATGGCATCTGCTCCAAAATCGAACGCGGTCTATGTGGCCTTTAAGGCCGCCATGAAGGCCGCGCGCGACACCGGTGACCTCGACCCGCCCGAAGTTATCCGCAATGCCCCGACTAAGCTGATGAAGGATTTAGGCTACGGCGAGGGCTATATCTACGACCCTGACGACCCCGATGGCTTTTCCGGCCAGAACTATTTCCCGAACGGAATGCCCCGCCCGAAATTCTACGACCCCAAAGGCGACGGCCACGAAGGCAAGGTCAAGGAACGGCTGGACTACTGGGCGCAGTTGCGGGCATATAAGCAAAAGCGGTAA
- a CDS encoding short-chain fatty acyl-CoA regulator family protein: MSELDRKLFLGGRFKRLRGDLGLTQTQMAQDLGVSASYLNHIERNQRPVTAQVLLKLAATYDLDMRTFTSEADPAGEAHLSEVLADPMFADLKVPRREIADLVANAPSVAEALLKLYRAYGERRGLEALEPGSVANLNDQSPSDWVRDQIQSRFNFFPELDELGEGLFDELGGDSHTLEARAELALRTEYGIEVRFMPTDIMLVYQRRYDPHRKRLMLSESLGASSRVFAVLYQLVLQRHGLMINEMVDRARAPDAVSGRLYKVSLLNYLTAATLMPYGRFQAQAEACCYDLEILRSPFGVSFEQAAQRLTTLSRPGNRGVPFFLMRIDQAGNVSKRFAAGKFPFSRFGGACPRWNIHQAFQTPGRIITQVIETPDKTRYFTLSRTIDRSLRGWEGGVSGDQAVGLGCELKYAEKLIYAKGLDLTNPAAIEVGPMCRLCERPYCRERAAPPVTRPLQIDEWIKGVTAFPFAT, translated from the coding sequence ATGTCCGAACTTGATCGCAAACTGTTCTTAGGCGGGCGCTTTAAGCGTCTGCGCGGTGATCTGGGCCTGACTCAGACCCAGATGGCGCAGGATCTGGGCGTATCGGCCTCATACCTCAACCATATTGAGCGCAACCAGCGGCCGGTGACGGCGCAGGTGCTGCTGAAGCTGGCCGCGACCTACGATCTGGATATGCGCACCTTTACCAGTGAGGCCGATCCGGCGGGTGAGGCGCATCTCAGTGAGGTTCTGGCCGATCCGATGTTTGCCGATCTTAAGGTGCCGCGCCGCGAAATCGCTGATCTTGTCGCCAATGCGCCGTCGGTGGCCGAGGCCTTGCTCAAGCTTTACCGGGCTTACGGCGAGCGGCGCGGGCTGGAAGCCCTTGAGCCCGGATCGGTCGCCAACCTGAATGATCAGTCGCCGTCCGATTGGGTGCGTGACCAGATTCAGTCGCGCTTTAACTTCTTTCCGGAACTGGACGAACTGGGCGAGGGGCTGTTCGATGAGCTGGGCGGCGACAGCCACACGTTAGAGGCCCGCGCCGAACTGGCGCTACGCACTGAATACGGCATCGAGGTGCGCTTCATGCCGACTGATATTATGCTGGTCTATCAGCGCCGCTATGATCCGCACCGTAAGCGGCTGATGCTGTCGGAAAGCTTAGGGGCGTCGTCGCGGGTGTTTGCGGTGCTTTATCAGCTTGTCCTGCAACGGCACGGCCTGATGATCAATGAGATGGTGGATCGGGCGCGGGCTCCGGACGCGGTGTCGGGTCGGCTTTATAAGGTGTCGCTGCTCAACTATCTGACCGCCGCGACCCTCATGCCCTACGGCCGGTTTCAGGCGCAGGCGGAAGCGTGCTGTTACGATCTCGAAATCCTTCGCAGCCCCTTTGGCGTCAGTTTTGAGCAGGCGGCCCAGCGCCTGACCACGCTCTCTCGTCCGGGAAATCGGGGTGTGCCGTTCTTTTTGATGCGCATCGATCAGGCCGGCAATGTCTCCAAACGGTTTGCGGCGGGCAAGTTTCCGTTTTCACGCTTTGGCGGCGCCTGTCCGCGCTGGAACATCCATCAGGCCTTCCAGACGCCGGGCCGCATCATCACCCAGGTCATTGAGACGCCGGATAAGACCCGCTATTTCACCCTGTCGCGCACGATTGACCGCTCCCTGCGCGGCTGGGAAGGCGGGGTGTCGGGCGATCAGGCCGTTGGCCTGGGGTGCGAGCTGAAATATGCCGAAAAGCTGATCTATGCCAAGGGGCTTGATCTGACTAATCCCGCTGCGATTGAGGTCGGGCCGATGTGTCGGCTGTGTGAGCGGCCCTATTGCCGCGAACGCGCCGCCCCGCCGGTCACCCGCCCGCTCCAGATCGACGAGTGGATCAAGGGCGTCACGGCCTTTCCGTTCGCGACCTAA
- a CDS encoding efflux RND transporter permease subunit — MTEPRQYVDRGGISSASIRNPIPTIVFFLVMIVAGWGAFNALRINNFPDVDLPVVSVTVLQSGAAPAELETQVTRIIENSVAGLGSVKHINSYVNDGVSTTVVQFQLGVDLEKSTNDVRNAVAGVRANLPSDVLDPIVRREEASGEPLITYIIRGDGMNPEQLSWFVDNDISKKVLAKNGVSKVTRDGGVDREIRIDLDPGLLAGQGITASEVSQQLRNININLPGGRLEVGGSEQSIRTLGNANSVEILRDTRINLNNGQSVRLGDLGQVSDTWSEPRTRARFNGQEVVGFAVYRTIGSSEVDVAKGIREAIDEIRTAHPGIVLEEVTASVDWVNESYIASMETLAIGALLAVLVVWLFLRDWRATLISATAMPLSLLPTFFVMWVMNESFNIVSLLALSLTIGILVDDAIVEIENIVRHIRDGKKPYQAAIEAADEIGLAVVATTATIIAVFAPVGFMPGIVGQFFKSFAVAACVSVFFSLVVARTITPLMGAYLMRSDPGKEHPDPFWMKNYLKTLNWGLSGHLRFMTTRVALTIFGVIVLALTGLMVFGGVSGALKAPTGFDPMALIGPAITLIIGGLIVFACFKKAGKLPRGEKLRTRWAVLAIGIGFFIGSMAVAGLLPGEFIPVGDNGRSFLKVELPPGSRLNETDKVVNDLMAEISQREGVKSVYASVDINSANFTINLVPRHDRKFSQQEFETDFNQFVLQYPGIRSTFGQEGGGGGITSFTLVSDDPVALAEASRELERQMRGLPELTNVSSADNLTRPEIIVVPKPDQAALMGVSAAAISQAARVATVGDFDQILAKYNVGDRQIPIRVLLKTDARTDVANLNDLKVPTKFGTSVPLAAVADITFAAGPVQINRTERSRSATIKGNIANGIAAGIAQDAVRALPAMKNLPPQVKEIVTGEQEDQAEMATGFMIAISTGIMLMYVVLVLLFKSFTHPVTILTALPLSFGGAFFLLLVTGKSMSMPALIGLIMLTGIAAKNSILLVEYAIEAIKHGMTRHDGLMDAAHKRARPILMTTVAMGAGMLPIAVGWGADVAFRSPMAIAVIGGLITSTLLSLLFVPVAYTFIDDISQFFGRHTKKYFTAEGKEDDVKSQSLAE, encoded by the coding sequence ATGACCGAACCCCGCCAATATGTAGATCGCGGGGGTATATCCTCCGCCTCGATCCGTAACCCGATACCGACCATAGTCTTCTTTCTGGTGATGATCGTCGCGGGCTGGGGCGCGTTTAACGCCCTGCGCATCAACAACTTCCCTGACGTTGACCTGCCGGTGGTCTCGGTTACCGTGCTGCAATCAGGGGCCGCCCCTGCTGAGCTTGAAACCCAAGTTACCCGTATCATCGAAAACTCCGTCGCGGGTCTCGGTTCAGTCAAGCACATCAATTCCTACGTCAATGACGGCGTCTCAACCACGGTCGTGCAGTTTCAGTTGGGCGTTGACCTTGAAAAATCGACCAATGACGTGCGCAATGCCGTCGCGGGTGTCCGCGCCAATCTGCCGTCCGATGTGCTCGACCCCATTGTCCGGCGCGAAGAGGCGTCGGGTGAGCCACTGATCACCTATATCATCCGCGGCGACGGCATGAACCCTGAGCAGTTGTCGTGGTTTGTCGATAACGATATCTCCAAAAAAGTTCTGGCCAAAAACGGCGTCTCCAAGGTCACGCGCGACGGCGGCGTTGATCGTGAGATCCGCATCGATCTCGATCCCGGTCTGCTGGCGGGGCAGGGGATTACGGCCTCCGAAGTCAGCCAGCAACTGCGCAATATCAACATCAACCTGCCCGGCGGACGCCTTGAGGTCGGCGGGTCTGAGCAGTCGATCCGTACGCTCGGTAATGCCAACTCGGTCGAAATCCTGCGCGACACCCGCATCAACCTGAATAATGGCCAGTCGGTCCGTCTGGGTGATCTGGGGCAGGTCAGCGACACCTGGTCTGAGCCGCGCACCCGCGCCCGCTTCAATGGTCAGGAAGTGGTCGGCTTTGCCGTTTACCGCACCATTGGCTCGTCCGAAGTCGATGTCGCCAAGGGTATCCGCGAAGCGATCGATGAGATCAGAACCGCCCATCCGGGCATCGTCCTCGAAGAAGTTACCGCCTCGGTCGATTGGGTCAATGAGAGCTATATCGCGTCGATGGAAACGCTGGCTATCGGCGCACTTTTGGCCGTGCTGGTGGTGTGGCTGTTCCTGCGTGACTGGCGCGCGACCCTGATTTCGGCGACCGCCATGCCGCTGTCGCTGCTGCCGACCTTCTTTGTCATGTGGGTGATGAACGAAAGCTTTAACATCGTATCGCTGTTGGCCCTGTCCCTGACCATCGGGATTCTGGTCGATGACGCGATTGTGGAAATTGAAAACATCGTCCGTCATATCCGTGACGGCAAAAAGCCCTATCAGGCCGCGATTGAGGCCGCTGACGAAATCGGTCTGGCCGTGGTGGCGACGACCGCGACCATCATCGCCGTGTTCGCACCCGTCGGTTTCATGCCGGGCATTGTGGGCCAGTTCTTTAAATCGTTTGCGGTCGCGGCCTGTGTGTCGGTGTTCTTCTCGCTGGTGGTGGCGCGGACGATTACCCCGCTGATGGGCGCCTACCTGATGCGTTCGGACCCCGGCAAAGAGCACCCCGATCCCTTCTGGATGAAGAACTATCTCAAGACCCTGAACTGGGGCCTGAGCGGGCATTTGCGCTTTATGACCACGCGGGTAGCCTTGACGATTTTCGGAGTCATCGTGCTGGCCCTGACCGGACTGATGGTGTTTGGCGGCGTAAGCGGAGCCTTGAAAGCGCCCACGGGCTTTGATCCGATGGCTCTGATCGGCCCGGCGATTACGCTGATCATTGGTGGCCTGATTGTCTTTGCCTGCTTTAAAAAGGCCGGAAAGCTGCCGCGCGGCGAAAAACTGCGCACCCGTTGGGCTGTGCTGGCCATCGGCATCGGCTTCTTTATCGGTTCGATGGCGGTCGCAGGTCTGCTGCCGGGTGAGTTCATCCCCGTTGGCGATAATGGCCGCTCCTTCCTTAAGGTCGAACTGCCGCCCGGATCGCGCCTTAATGAAACCGATAAGGTCGTGAATGACCTGATGGCCGAAATCAGCCAGCGAGAAGGCGTCAAATCCGTCTATGCGTCGGTCGATATCAACTCAGCCAACTTCACCATCAATCTGGTGCCGCGCCACGACCGCAAGTTCTCGCAACAAGAATTTGAGACCGATTTCAACCAGTTCGTCCTGCAATATCCTGGCATCCGCTCGACCTTCGGCCAGGAAGGCGGCGGGGGCGGCATCACCAGTTTTACCCTGGTGTCCGACGATCCGGTGGCGCTGGCCGAAGCCTCGCGTGAGCTTGAACGTCAGATGCGCGGCTTACCTGAACTGACCAATGTGTCGTCGGCGGATAACCTGACGCGGCCGGAAATTATTGTGGTGCCAAAGCCTGATCAGGCCGCCCTGATGGGGGTATCAGCCGCCGCGATCTCACAGGCCGCGCGGGTGGCGACCGTCGGCGACTTCGATCAGATTCTGGCGAAATACAATGTCGGCGACCGTCAGATCCCGATCCGCGTCCTGCTGAAAACCGATGCGCGTACTGATGTCGCCAACCTGAACGACCTTAAGGTGCCGACCAAGTTCGGAACCTCCGTGCCGCTGGCGGCTGTCGCCGACATCACCTTTGCCGCAGGGCCAGTGCAGATCAACCGCACAGAGCGGTCAAGGTCTGCCACCATCAAGGGCAATATCGCCAACGGCATCGCCGCCGGTATCGCTCAGGACGCCGTGCGCGCCCTGCCGGCCATGAAAAACCTGCCGCCGCAAGTCAAAGAAATCGTCACCGGCGAACAGGAAGATCAGGCCGAAATGGCCACCGGCTTCATGATTGCCATCTCGACCGGCATCATGCTGATGTATGTGGTGCTGGTGCTGTTGTTCAAAAGCTTCACCCATCCGGTTACGATCCTGACCGCGTTGCCGCTGTCGTTCGGCGGCGCGTTCTTCCTGCTGCTGGTGACCGGCAAATCCATGTCTATGCCAGCACTTATCGGTCTGATTATGCTGACCGGGATTGCCGCCAAGAACTCGATCCTGCTGGTCGAATATGCCATTGAAGCCATCAAGCACGGCATGACCCGTCATGACGGCCTGATGGACGCGGCCCACAAACGCGCCCGTCCGATCCTGATGACGACCGTGGCGATGGGCGCAGGCATGTTGCCGATCGCGGTCGGCTGGGGCGCCGATGTGGCCTTCCGCTCACCTATGGCCATTGCGGTCATTGGCGGGTTGATTACCTCGACCCTGCTCAGCCTGTTGTTTGTGCCGGTGGCCTATACCTTCATCGACGACATCAGCCAGTTCTTTGGCCGCCATACGAAAAAATATTTTACCGCCGAAGGCAAAGAAGACGACGTGAAATCGCAATCCTTGGCCGAATAA
- a CDS encoding DUF805 domain-containing protein, translating into MDTDAMLVQILFGLLPFFIVSAAPAILLLIKKPKPENRFGVLPARMGMGEAIQVCLKKLLDFKGRASRSEFWWFYLFNVLVNISAVVLTAMTGIEAFGAASYAFFVPGLAVGARRLHDINRSGWWQLLSFGFGIFVLIYLWAQPSQNDLEDKAAVFD; encoded by the coding sequence ATGGATACTGATGCTATGTTGGTTCAAATATTATTTGGTTTGCTGCCGTTTTTTATAGTCAGTGCCGCACCAGCCATACTGTTACTGATCAAAAAGCCGAAACCGGAAAACCGTTTTGGTGTCTTGCCCGCACGTATGGGAATGGGTGAGGCTATACAGGTTTGCCTGAAAAAACTCTTAGATTTTAAAGGGCGCGCGTCACGTTCCGAATTCTGGTGGTTCTATCTCTTTAATGTGCTGGTCAATATTTCAGCGGTTGTGCTGACTGCCATGACAGGAATTGAGGCATTTGGGGCCGCTTCATACGCTTTTTTTGTCCCCGGTTTAGCCGTGGGGGCGCGTCGTCTGCATGACATCAACCGTTCCGGCTGGTGGCAGTTGCTCAGCTTTGGTTTCGGGATTTTCGTACTGATCTATCTGTGGGCGCAACCGTCGCAAAACGACCTTGAGGATAAGGCCGCAGTGTTTGATTAA
- a CDS encoding efflux RND transporter periplasmic adaptor subunit produces MAALAVMTALSLSACHEKPKTAEAKDTHLALVEVATAGAATVPVVITGSGTVSAWQEAPVGAETGGLTAVALLVDEGQYVTQGQPLLRMNDAVLQAQLKQAQAQLMSAKAQQAQAENDYRRYKELADKGFISASGLDAKLAQQQTAAASVATAQATVQEVSTRLSQATVRAPVSGLITSRTAVLGQIVGAGDELFRIARDNRIELNMEVVETELAMLKAGMPATVRGETSGPIAGSVRIVTPMVSTETRLGYARVSIPADAGLKPGMFARGEVNVGNQPVVTVPQKAVIYQANVPATFVIGANNKVALRKLKTGERLGDNVVVTEGVAEGERVVTAGAGFLVDGDTVRIKGPQVATEQKAAAAKTAGAK; encoded by the coding sequence GTGGCCGCTCTGGCGGTAATGACGGCACTCAGTCTTTCGGCCTGCCACGAAAAGCCCAAGACCGCTGAGGCCAAGGACACCCATCTGGCGCTGGTTGAGGTTGCCACCGCCGGTGCCGCCACCGTGCCCGTCGTGATTACCGGCTCAGGCACCGTATCAGCCTGGCAGGAGGCGCCGGTCGGCGCTGAAACCGGCGGGCTTACCGCAGTGGCGCTATTGGTCGATGAAGGCCAGTACGTTACTCAGGGCCAGCCTCTACTGAGGATGAACGACGCGGTGCTTCAGGCGCAACTCAAGCAGGCACAAGCCCAATTGATGAGCGCCAAGGCTCAGCAGGCTCAGGCCGAAAACGACTATCGCCGCTATAAGGAACTGGCCGATAAGGGCTTTATTTCCGCGTCCGGCCTTGATGCGAAGCTGGCCCAGCAGCAAACCGCAGCGGCCTCTGTGGCGACCGCTCAGGCCACGGTGCAGGAAGTCTCGACCCGCCTGTCACAGGCGACCGTGCGCGCGCCGGTCTCTGGCCTGATCACCTCACGCACCGCTGTGCTGGGCCAGATTGTCGGCGCAGGGGATGAACTATTCCGCATCGCCCGCGACAACCGGATTGAACTGAATATGGAAGTGGTCGAAACCGAACTGGCTATGCTTAAGGCCGGTATGCCCGCGACCGTGCGTGGCGAAACCTCCGGCCCGATTGCGGGCAGCGTGCGCATCGTGACCCCGATGGTCTCGACCGAGACCCGTCTGGGCTATGCGCGGGTATCGATCCCCGCCGATGCAGGTCTAAAACCCGGCATGTTCGCGCGCGGTGAGGTCAATGTCGGCAATCAGCCGGTGGTGACCGTGCCGCAAAAAGCTGTGATTTATCAGGCCAATGTCCCCGCAACCTTCGTGATCGGGGCCAATAACAAGGTCGCTTTGCGCAAGCTGAAAACCGGTGAGCGTCTGGGCGATAATGTCGTCGTGACCGAAGGCGTAGCTGAGGGTGAACGGGTCGTGACCGCGGGCGCCGGGTTCCTGGTGGACGGCGACACGGTGCGCATCAAAGGCCCGCAAGTCGCTACCGAACAAAAAGCGGCTGCCGCCAAAACCGCAGGGGCGAAATAA
- a CDS encoding TetR/AcrR family transcriptional regulator has product MSRKPASSDHTADSALPDQCVCSFEAVTQSLGKHFRLKPPNLKSSGIRQANKEKRPAQIMAAAFEEFTQKGYAAARLEDIAKRARISKALIYVYYPAKIDLFYAVANSFVEPMLQRRLEFAVDPNRSAEDQLREQHNFFYERLVNDPQSIEFFRLIVAECGRVPEIAEFYTQNFVGVKKAYVYDLIRHGIARGEFHPHAHHHLEGVEDILSAPAIMMFVTRMVTGNPDIYELAKWRKTHMTMVLALLKSKPAD; this is encoded by the coding sequence TTGTCAAGAAAACCCGCATCCTCAGATCATACCGCCGATAGCGCGCTACCGGATCAGTGCGTCTGCTCATTTGAAGCCGTCACCCAATCTTTGGGTAAGCATTTTCGCCTTAAACCTCCCAACCTTAAATCTTCTGGCATCAGACAGGCCAACAAAGAAAAGCGTCCGGCTCAGATCATGGCCGCCGCCTTTGAAGAGTTCACCCAAAAAGGCTATGCCGCCGCCCGACTAGAAGACATAGCCAAGCGCGCCCGCATCTCAAAGGCCCTGATCTATGTCTATTATCCGGCCAAGATCGACCTGTTCTATGCCGTGGCCAACAGCTTTGTTGAGCCCATGCTGCAAAGACGGCTGGAGTTTGCGGTTGACCCGAACCGCTCAGCCGAGGATCAGCTACGTGAACAGCATAACTTCTTTTATGAGCGACTGGTCAATGATCCGCAGTCGATCGAGTTTTTTCGCCTGATCGTCGCGGAATGTGGCCGCGTACCGGAAATCGCTGAGTTTTATACTCAAAACTTTGTCGGCGTGAAAAAGGCCTATGTGTATGACCTGATCCGCCACGGCATCGCACGAGGGGAGTTTCACCCACACGCCCACCACCACCTTGAAGGGGTCGAGGATATCTTAAGCGCCCCCGCCATCATGATGTTTGTCACCCGCATGGTGACCGGCAATCCTGATATTTATGAGCTGGCCAAATGGCGCAAAACCCATATGACCATGGTGCTGGCCCTGCTTAAATCGAAACCGGCGGATTAG
- the aceA gene encoding isocitrate lyase encodes MTTFQDLVPSAPKGRFDGIARPYSPEEALRLRGSVAVEHTLAERGANRLWELLHDEPYINALGAVTGNQAMQMVRAGLKAIYLSGWQVAADANTASAMYPDQSLYPANAAPELCRRINRTLQRADQIEHAEGGAKRDWFAPIIADAEAGFGGPLNSFEIMKAFIEAGAAGVHFEDQLASEKKCGHLGGKVLIPTQAHERNLIAARLAADVMGVPTLTVARTDAESAQLITSDVDERDHPFIDRDNRTPEGFFRLKEGTGLDHCIARGLSYAKYADLLWWETSHPDLNDAKRFAEAVHKHHPGKLLAYNCSPSFNWKAKLDEATIAKFQRELGAMGYKFQFVTLAGFHSLNHGMFELASGYRDRGMAAYSELQQREFANEATGYTATRHQREVGTGYFDAVAMTITNGQSSTTALKDSTETAQFITEAAE; translated from the coding sequence ATGACCACTTTTCAGGATTTAGTCCCCAGCGCCCCCAAAGGCCGGTTTGACGGCATCGCGCGCCCCTACAGCCCCGAAGAGGCCCTGCGCCTGCGTGGTTCGGTTGCGGTTGAGCACACCTTGGCCGAGCGCGGTGCCAACCGCCTGTGGGAACTGCTGCACGATGAGCCCTATATCAATGCGCTGGGCGCCGTCACCGGCAATCAGGCCATGCAGATGGTGCGCGCCGGATTGAAGGCCATTTATCTCAGCGGCTGGCAGGTCGCGGCCGATGCCAATACGGCGTCCGCCATGTACCCCGATCAGTCGCTCTATCCCGCCAATGCCGCCCCCGAACTGTGCCGCCGCATCAACCGCACCTTACAACGGGCCGACCAGATTGAACATGCCGAAGGGGGTGCTAAGCGTGACTGGTTCGCGCCGATCATCGCCGATGCCGAAGCCGGTTTCGGCGGGCCACTCAATTCGTTCGAGATCATGAAGGCCTTTATCGAAGCGGGCGCGGCTGGGGTGCATTTTGAGGATCAACTGGCGTCAGAAAAGAAATGCGGCCACCTCGGCGGCAAGGTTCTGATCCCGACGCAGGCCCATGAGCGCAACCTGATCGCCGCCCGTCTGGCCGCCGATGTCATGGGGGTTCCGACCTTGACGGTGGCCAGAACCGATGCGGAATCCGCGCAGTTGATCACCTCCGATGTCGATGAACGCGACCATCCGTTCATCGACCGCGACAACCGCACACCGGAGGGCTTTTTCCGGCTCAAGGAAGGCACCGGCCTTGACCACTGCATCGCACGCGGTCTGTCCTATGCGAAATATGCCGACCTGCTGTGGTGGGAGACCTCGCACCCTGACCTGAATGACGCCAAGCGCTTTGCCGAAGCGGTTCACAAGCACCATCCGGGCAAGCTTCTGGCCTATAACTGCTCGCCGTCCTTTAACTGGAAGGCCAAGCTGGATGAGGCAACCATCGCCAAATTCCAGCGGGAACTGGGCGCTATGGGCTACAAGTTCCAGTTTGTGACTCTGGCCGGTTTTCACTCACTCAACCACGGCATGTTTGAACTGGCGTCCGGTTACCGCGACCGCGGCATGGCGGCCTATAGTGAGCTTCAGCAGCGGGAGTTTGCTAATGAGGCCACCGGCTATACCGCCACCCGCCACCAGCGCGAAGTCGGCACCGGCTATTTCGATGCCGTCGCCATGACCATCACCAATGGCCAGTCATCTACCACGGCTTTGAAAGATTCCACCGAGACGGCTCAGTTCATCACTGAGGCGGCTGAGTAA